Below is a genomic region from Lonsdalea populi.
GCGACAACTCGACCCCCACGCTGCTGAATGCGATGGTGGCCGTGGGGATCGTCTTCGGTGCGGCGGCGGCGGGGCGTCTGGTGACGCTGAAAACCGTGCGCCGCTGTCTGCCCGCCGGGGTGTTGATTGGCGTGATGGTGGTGTTCTTCACGCTGCAACACAGCCTATTCGGCGCCTATACCTGCCTGTTAATCCTCGGTGCGCTGGGTGGTTTCTTCATCGTGCCGCTCAATGCGCTGTTGCAGGAAGCCGGTAAGGCCAGCGTCGGCGCGGGCAACGCCGTCGCGGTGCAAAACCTGATGGAAAACGGCGCCATGCTGCTGATGCTGGCGCTGTACTCGCTGGTCGTGAAGCTGGGCGTGTCGGCAATAGCGATCGGGACTGGCTTCGGCGCGCTGCTCGCGCTGGCGATTGCCGTACTGTGGGCATGGGGACGCGTTAAGCGTTAATGATGGGCGTGAGGAGTGTGGCGACGTGACGAATGCGGTGGAGTGGCGCGACTGGGGCGTCGACGATCTGACGGTGCAGAGCCTGTATGAAATTCTGCGGCTGCGCAATCAGGTCTTCATCGTTGAGCAATCTTGCCCGTATCAGGACATCGACGGGCAAGACCTGACGCCGGGCCATCGTCATATCGTCGCCTGCCGGCACGGACAACTGCTGGCCTATGCTCGCCTGCTGGCGCCCACGCCGGAGCGCGAGGCGGTCGCTATCGGCCGGGTGATCGTCTCTGCCGAAGCGCGCGGACAGAAGCTGGGGTATCTGCTGATGGCGCAGGCTCTGTCGGCCTGTTCCCGCCACTGGCCGCAGCGTCCCTGCTATCTGTCGGCGCAGGCGCATCTGCAAGACTTCTATCGTCAGCTGGGTTTCGTCGCCGTCGGCGAGGTCTACGATGAGGACGGGATACCGCACATCGACATGTTCCTTTCCGCCCCGCCTTCCGCAGGCTGACCCTCCACTCGTTCAGCGCGTTCGTCGCTGGACGGGGCGCTCTCTTTTTTCCCTTCTCTGTGAGGCGGAAATCTCGCGTCGGCCAGCCTTAATTTCGCGTCTGGCAGGGGAAGGCGTGGGAAAACGAGCGTTGGAGTGTGGGATAAACAGACAGAAAATCGCCCCGAGCGTGGGATAACGCTCGGGGCGGGGTGTGATGGTCAGCGCTTAAACGGCTTAGCTGGCGGTTCGGGAGATGGAGCTGCCGAGCTTCTGAACGTCCTGACCAAAGCCGCGCGTGGTGTTACAACCGCTCAGGGTTGCGGTGATCAACAGTACAGCCGTCAGTAATGTGATGTTGTTCATCGTGGTTTACCTGCTACCTCAGTCTCAGTCCTGTCTTCACTTTGTCATATTCTCGCCTGCCAGTTCAATGCGCTTTATCGCGCCGTCAGCGATTTTTATGCGGCATGACGACGCGCGGCGAAATCAGTCGGCGAGAAAGCCTTCCAGCAGCGTATTCAGGAACAGTTTGCCGTGCTCGGTGATCTGCCAGTGGCGGTCGGTTTCCGTCAGAAAACCTTGCGCCAGCGCCGCGTCGATCTGCGGGCGGATCGCCTGCTCCGTCAGTCCAGTATAGTCCGTGAAATCCGCGCGCGGCGCGGGCTCCAGCAGACGGAAACGGTTCATAAAGAACTCGAACGGACGGTCATTCAGCGGGACGTCCGTGATTTGATGCCGATACTCGCCCCGCATGTAGCCGCGCGGATGACGGGTCTTGGCGGTGCGCACGATGCGTCCGTCCGCGAACGTCAGCTTGCCGTGCGCGCCGCAGCCGATACCGAGATAGTCGCCGAAGCGCCAGTAGTTCAGGTTATGTTGGCACTGGTAGCCCGGCCGGGCGTAGGCCGAGGTTTCATACTGCTGATAGCCCGCGGCGCTCAGCAGTTCGTGTCCGGCGCTGAAAATGTCCCAGAGCGCGTCGTCGTCCGGCAGCGTCGGCGGTCGGGAGCCAAAGAGCGTGTTGGGTTCGATAGTGAGCTGATACCACGACAGATGAGGCGGGTTCAGCGCGGTAGCCTGACGCAAATCGTCCAGCGCCTCTTCCAAAGACTGCTGCGGCAAGCCGTGCATCAGGTCAAGGTTGAAGCTGCGCAGGCCTAGCTGTTCGGCCAGCCGCGCGGCGCGCTTCGCCTCTTCCGGCCCGTGAATGCGGCCCAGCCGCTGGAGTTTGTCCGGGCTGAAGCTTTGCACGCCGATGGAAATGCGGTTGATGCCCGCCTGCTGGTAGCCGCTGAAGCGGTCGGCTTCGACGGTGCCGGGGTTGGCCTCCATTGTGACTTCGGCCTCAGGCGACAGTGTCAGTCTGGCGCGTACGCCGTCCATCAACTGCTGCATTGCTTCAGCGCTCAGCAGGCTAGGCGTGCCGCCGCCGATGAAGATCGAGTGCAGCGGCCGTCCCAGCGCCATCGCCAGATCCGCATCCAGATCGGCCAGCAGGTGATCCACATATTCCCCGTGCGGCACCTCGCCTTTGAGCGCGTGCGAGTTGAAGTCGCAGTACGGGCATTTCTGCACGCACCAGGGAATATGGATGTAGAGGCTGAGCGGGGGCAGCTTAAGCATTGCGCAGGGCATCCAGCAACTGTCGAAGCGCTTTACCGCGGTGGGAGCGGCTCAGCTTTTCGCTGCGGGTCAGCTCTGCGGCGGTGACGCCGGCGTCAGGCACGATGAAAATCGGGTCATAGCCAAAACCGCCGCTGCCGGCCGGTTCACGGGCGATAGTGCCTTGCCAGCTGCCGTGACACACCAGCGGCGTCGGGTCGTCGGCATGCATCAGGAACACCAGCACGCAGTGAAAATGGGCGGTGCGCTGGTCGTCCGGCACGTCTTGCATGGCTTCCAGCAGCTTGTGCAGATTCTGCTGGTCGTCGGCGTCTTCGCCTGCATAGCGCGCGGAGTAGATCCCCGGCGCGCCGGCCAGCGCATCCACCGCCAGACCGGAGTCGTCGGCGATGGCGGGCAGTCCCGTGATACGCGCGGCGTGACGCGCCTTGAGGATGGCGTTCTCGATGAACGTCAGGCCGGTCTCCTCGGCGGAGTCTACGCCCAGTTCGGTCTGCGCCACGATATCCAGCCCGAAGTCCGCCAGCAGATCGGCGAGTTCACGCACTTTACCGGCGTTGCCGGTGGCTAATACGACTTTTTGCATCAATGAGTTAGTCCTGAGAAGGTGAAGCGATGAGTTCCGCGACGTTGGCGGGAATAGTCTGCGGATCGACGATTTTGATCTGTTTATGCCGACCTAACTCGCCTCTTTCAATAATCACTTTGCTTTTGGCGACGCGAAACTGCTTGGAAAGAAATTTGACCAGATGCGCGTTGGCCTGACCGTCGACCGGCGGCGCGGTGATCGCCACCTTCAGCTCTTCGCCGTGCAGGCCGACAATCTGGTCGCGGCTGGCTTTCGGCTGTATATACAGCCGAATCACCAGCGCGTCCCGATCGTAGCTGACTGCGCTCACAGCAGGGACCACAGCCCGGGCAACAGATCCAGGCCGAGGTAGTTCAGCAGATACAGGATCAGGATGACCACCATCGCGGAGAAGTCGAGGCCGCCCATCGCAGGCAGTATGCGGCGGATCGGCGCCATCAGCGGTTCGGTCAGTTGATACAGCAGGTAATCGACCGGGCTGCGGCCCTGGCTGATCCAGCTCATCAACGAACGGATGATGACCATCCAGAACACCAGATAACCTGCGGATTTGAGCAGCGACAGCAGTCCGACCAGCAGATTCATCGGGCTGAGCGACAGCGCGCCGACCTGTATCAGCAGCAGCAGCGGGTATTTCAGGGTGGTCAGCAGAAACGCCAGCAGTAGCGAGGCGCTATCGATGGGGCCGAGCGAGGGGATGATGCGGCGCAGCGGTCCGACGATCGGCTGGGTCAGCTTCACCACGAACTGCGACAGCGGATTATAAAAATCGCTGCGCGACCACTGCATCCAGATGCGCAACAGCAGCACCATCACATACAGGTCGATCAGCGTTTTGACTAGAAACGTCAGTGTAAGCATAAATGCAACGGTTCCTTTCGGGTCAGAGGGAGATGTCTTTGAGGCGTAATGCCATGATTAAAAAAGCTTTTCCATTTCTTTGGCTCGCGCGACGGCGGCCTGCATGGCATTCGATACGGTTTCAGCCAGGTGCTGTTCGTTGAATACCCGCAGCGCTTCGGCCGTGGTGCCGCCCTTGGAGGTCACATTTTCCCGCAGGGTCGATAAATCTTTGTCCGGGCTGGCGGCGACCAGCGCGGCGGCGCCGGTGGCGGCCTGCTGAACCAGCTGTCGCGCCGTTCGGGCATCGAATCCCTGGCGTTCGGCTTCCCGCTGCATGGCTTCCATAAACAGGAAGAAGTAAGCCGGCGCGCTGCCGGCGGCGGCGATGACGCCGTTGATCTGCGCTTCTTCGTCCACCCAGCAAACCTCGCCGACGCTGGCCATCAGGCGGGTGGTGAAATCGCGGTCGGCTTTGCCGACGTTGTCCGGCGCATACAGTCCGCTCATGCCTTTGCCGACCAGAGACGGCGTGTTGGGCATGATACGCACGATATTCAACGGTTTGCCCAGTAGCGCCTGAAAACGCGCGACGCTGACGCCCGCGGCGATGGACAGCACCAGTTTGCCGCTGAAGTCGACGTCCGACGCCAATGCTGAGCACACGTCCGCCATCAGCTGAGGTTTCACCGCCAG
It encodes:
- a CDS encoding GNAT family N-acetyltransferase; protein product: MTNAVEWRDWGVDDLTVQSLYEILRLRNQVFIVEQSCPYQDIDGQDLTPGHRHIVACRHGQLLAYARLLAPTPEREAVAIGRVIVSAEARGQKLGYLLMAQALSACSRHWPQRPCYLSAQAHLQDFYRQLGFVAVGEVYDEDGIPHIDMFLSAPPSAG
- a CDS encoding entericidin A/B family lipoprotein translates to MNNITLLTAVLLITATLSGCNTTRGFGQDVQKLGSSISRTAS
- the hemW gene encoding radical SAM family heme chaperone HemW; the protein is MLKLPPLSLYIHIPWCVQKCPYCDFNSHALKGEVPHGEYVDHLLADLDADLAMALGRPLHSIFIGGGTPSLLSAEAMQQLMDGVRARLTLSPEAEVTMEANPGTVEADRFSGYQQAGINRISIGVQSFSPDKLQRLGRIHGPEEAKRAARLAEQLGLRSFNLDLMHGLPQQSLEEALDDLRQATALNPPHLSWYQLTIEPNTLFGSRPPTLPDDDALWDIFSAGHELLSAAGYQQYETSAYARPGYQCQHNLNYWRFGDYLGIGCGAHGKLTFADGRIVRTAKTRHPRGYMRGEYRHQITDVPLNDRPFEFFMNRFRLLEPAPRADFTDYTGLTEQAIRPQIDAALAQGFLTETDRHWQITEHGKLFLNTLLEGFLAD
- a CDS encoding XTP/dITP diphosphatase — translated: MQKVVLATGNAGKVRELADLLADFGLDIVAQTELGVDSAEETGLTFIENAILKARHAARITGLPAIADDSGLAVDALAGAPGIYSARYAGEDADDQQNLHKLLEAMQDVPDDQRTAHFHCVLVFLMHADDPTPLVCHGSWQGTIAREPAGSGGFGYDPIFIVPDAGVTAAELTRSEKLSRSHRGKALRQLLDALRNA
- the yggU gene encoding DUF167 family protein YggU, translating into MSAVSYDRDALVIRLYIQPKASRDQIVGLHGEELKVAITAPPVDGQANAHLVKFLSKQFRVAKSKVIIERGELGRHKQIKIVDPQTIPANVAELIASPSQD
- a CDS encoding YggT family protein gives rise to the protein MLTLTFLVKTLIDLYVMVLLLRIWMQWSRSDFYNPLSQFVVKLTQPIVGPLRRIIPSLGPIDSASLLLAFLLTTLKYPLLLLIQVGALSLSPMNLLVGLLSLLKSAGYLVFWMVIIRSLMSWISQGRSPVDYLLYQLTEPLMAPIRRILPAMGGLDFSAMVVILILYLLNYLGLDLLPGLWSLL
- the proC gene encoding pyrroline-5-carboxylate reductase, which translates into the protein MEHRKIAFIGAGNMAQAIIAGLIDGGYPATHIAVSAPTATRRDALAREYGIISSGDNVDCAQQADVIVLAVKPQLMADVCSALASDVDFSGKLVLSIAAGVSVARFQALLGKPLNIVRIMPNTPSLVGKGMSGLYAPDNVGKADRDFTTRLMASVGEVCWVDEEAQINGVIAAAGSAPAYFFLFMEAMQREAERQGFDARTARQLVQQAATGAAALVAASPDKDLSTLRENVTSKGGTTAEALRVFNEQHLAETVSNAMQAAVARAKEMEKLF